One window from the genome of Hippoglossus hippoglossus isolate fHipHip1 chromosome 6, fHipHip1.pri, whole genome shotgun sequence encodes:
- the LOC117763555 gene encoding D(4) dopamine receptor-like yields MEANLSVAVEVEADAAAPGAATASGYNVPALLFGVLLIVVIICGNLLVCLSVFTEKALKTTTNYFIVSLAVADLMLAVLVLPLFVFSEFQDGVWTLGTTTCDGLMTMDVMLCTASIFNLCAISVDRFIAVSIPLNYNRKHVDMRQTVLLSATWILALAVASPVIFGINNVPGRDSSECKLENDDYVLYSSVCSFFIPCPIMVLLYFGMFRGLRRWEEARKAKLKNSIQACRKLQEAATSLPPLASLPPPLPPIIERELTDTPDEPSTFPSAEQPFHLSEYKDGPVPTVSFADIRFNPDPQKKKRAKINSRERKAMKVLPVVVGAFLFCWTPFFVLHTMRARCQDCYVPPGLMSVVTWLGYVNSALNPVIYTIFNTEFRNFFKKFLHRCCS; encoded by the exons ATGGAGGCCAATCTGAGTGTGGcggtggaggtggaggcggaCGCGGCGGCCCCGGGGGCTGCCACGGCGTCGGGATACAACGTGCCGGCCCTGTTGTTCGGGGTGCTGCTGATCGTGGTGATCATCTGCGGGAACCTGCTGGTGTGTCTCAGCGTGTTCACGGAGAAGGCGCTGAAGACCACCACCAACTACTTCATCGTCAGTCTGGCCGTGGCGGATCTGATGCTGGCTGTGCTGGTGCTGCCGCTCTTCGTCTTCTCAGAG tttcAGGACGGCGTGTGGACCCTCGGCACCACCACCTGCGATGGTCTAATGACCATGGACGTGATGCTGTGCACCGCCTCCATCTTCAACCTCTGCGCCATCAGCGTCGACAG GTTCATCGCCGTTTCAATCCCTCTCAACTACAACAGGAAGCACGTGGACATGCGGCAGACGGTGCTGCTGTCGGCCACCTGGATCCTGGCCCTTGCCGTGGCCTCACCTGTCATTTTCGGCATCAACAACGTGCCTGGTCGCGACTCCAGTGAATGTAAACTAGAAAATGACGACTATGTCCTCTACTCGTCTGTGTGCTCCTTCTTCATCCCCTGTCCAATCATGGTGCTGCTGTACTTCGGCATGTTTCGTGGCCTGCGGCGCTGGGAGGAAGCGCGTAAGGCCAAGCTGAAGAACAGCATCCAGGCCTGTCGCAAGCTGCAGGAGGCCGCTACCTCGCTGCCGCCACTGGCCTCATTGCCACCGCCGCTGCCACCCATCATAGAGCGGGAACTGACCGATACTCCAGATGAACCATCCACCTTCCCGTCAGCAGAACAGCCTTTCCACTTGTCAGAGTACAAAGACGGCCCTGTGCCGACGGTCAGCTTCGCAGATATCAGGTTCAATCCTGACcctcaaaagaaaaagagggcCAAGATCAACAGCCGGGAGAGGAAAGCCATGAAGGTGCTTCCTGTCGTTGTGG GTGCCTTCCTGTTCTGCTGGACTCCCTTCTTTGTCCTCCACACGATGCGAGCTCGCTGTCAAGACTGCTACGTCCCACCAGGCCTGATGAGCGTGGTGACGTGGCTTGGCTACGTCAACAGCGCTCTCAACCCGGTCATTTACACCATCTTCAACACAGAGTTCAGGAACTTCTTCAAAAAGTTTCTGCACCGCTGCTGCTCCTAG